One Lycium barbarum isolate Lr01 chromosome 5, ASM1917538v2, whole genome shotgun sequence genomic window carries:
- the LOC132640702 gene encoding pyridoxine/pyridoxamine 5'-phosphate oxidase 2 isoform X4 — protein MSSSATAPWKQLLLNSINSNSHLKHSTYFQLATVGYNGRPSNRTVVFRGFQDGTNKIQINTDSRSSKIDDLKRSPFAEVCWYFTETWEQFRIYGKVEMIDASNSDPNKLKQREAAWFAGSVRSRLQYVGPTPGIISLNEQPSHDSLDPSAGPVDAFCLLLLDPDQVDYLNLKSNERLLFSTGRSDNVPDERNQLNLKHMRTKGNLKG, from the exons ATGAGTAGCTCAGCAACAGCACCGTGGAAACAGCTTCTtctcaattccatcaattccaatTCCCATCTTAAGCATTCCACCTACTTTCAACTC gCAACTGTTGGATATAATGGAAGGCCCTCTAATCGAACTGTGGTTTTCAG agGGTTTCAAGATGGTACTAACAAGATTCAAATTAATACTGACTCACGAAGCAGCAAG ATTGATGATCTTAAGCGTTCTCCATTTGCGGAG GTGTGCTGGTATTTCACTGAAACATGGGAACAATTCAGAATTTACGGAAAGGTCGAGATGATTGATGCATCAAACTCTGATCCTAATAAACTTAAG CAAAGAGAGGCAGCTTGGTTTGCTGGTTCTGTGAGATCAAGACTACAGTATGTGGGGCCTACTCCAGGGATTATTTCTCTAAATGAACAACCATCGCACGATTCATTGGATCCTTCTGCTGGTCCAGTTGATGCATTCTGCCTTCTACTTCTGGACCCTGACCAG GTTGATTATCTGAACTTGAAGAGTAATGAGAGGCTGCTATTTTCGACTGGACGAAGTGACAATG